In one Pristiophorus japonicus isolate sPriJap1 unplaced genomic scaffold, sPriJap1.hap1 HAP1_SCAFFOLD_709, whole genome shotgun sequence genomic region, the following are encoded:
- the LOC139256308 gene encoding zinc finger protein 664-like, with the protein MEKPWKCGDCGKGFKFPSLLETHQRSHSGERPFACLLCGKGFICSSHLLTHQRVHTGERPFTCSMCGKGFTTSSQLLMHQRVHTGERPFTCSGFTVSSRLLTHQRVHTGERPVCAVELTTSSNLLRHQRVHK; encoded by the exons atggagaaaccatggaaatgtggggactgtgggaagggattcaaattcccgtcCCTGCTGGAAACTCATCAACGCAGTCAttccggggagagaccgttcgccTGTTTactctgtgggaagggattcatttgttCATCCCACCTTctcactcaccagcgagttcacactggagagagaccgttcacctgctccatgtgtgggaaggggttcactacCTCATCCCAgctgctgatgcaccagcgagttcatactggcgagaggccgttcacatgctca ggattcactgtgtcatcccgcttgctgacacaccagcgagttcacactggggagaggcctgtaTGTGCGGTGGAATTGACTACTTCCTCCAacttgctgagacaccagcgagttcacaagtga